In Miscanthus floridulus cultivar M001 chromosome 5, ASM1932011v1, whole genome shotgun sequence, one genomic interval encodes:
- the LOC136449732 gene encoding sphingosine-1-phosphate lyase has translation MEAAAELALRLRAAANDRLARYEPLALVAAPLLALLVARALHAAANAVADRGLVAIAIAAVKLLPGVSGYIAAEKKKVVDKMQSGGGAKNDRRAELPTIGLAEQVIEELETLKSKDVDWQGKCSGTVYIAGSESEGHFELINKAYSMFSHTNPLHQDVFKSVATMEAEVVAMTAALLGSKEKSSGGQICGNMTSGGTESILLAVKTTRDYMRSKKGITKPEMIMAESAHSAYDKAAEYFNIKVRRVPVNKEFLADVKGFKRCINGNTIMMIGSAPGFPHGLIDPIEELGELASRYDICLHVDLCLGGFVLPFARKLGYPIPPFDFSVKGVTSISSDVHKYGLAPKGTSIVLYRNHEIRKHQFVAVTEWTGGLYVSPTMAGSRPGGLIAGAWAAMMSLGLNGYLDSTSRIMEVSKKIQRGIGEIPGLFVIGKPDMTVVAFASDVVDIFEVNDILSSKGWHLNALQRPNSLHICVTLQHTTIYNQFLKDLQDSVNTVKANPGPISGGMAPIYGAAGKMPDRGTVRELLVEFMDSSC, from the exons atggaggcggcggcggagctggCGCTGCGCCTCCGGGCGGCCGCCAACGACCGCCTGGCGCGCTACGAGCCGCTGGCGCTCGTCGCCGCGCCGCTCCTCGCGCTCCTCGTCGCGCGGGCCCTCCACGCCGCCGCCAACGCCGTCGCCGACCGCGGGCTcgtcgccatcgccatcgccgccgTCAA GTTGCTGCCGGGAGTCTCCGGCTACATCGCggcggagaagaagaag GTTGTTGATAAGATGCAATCCGGCGGTGGGGCCAAGAACGATCGGCGAGCTGAGTTGCCAACTATTGGCCTTGCCGAGCAAGTGATAGAGGAACTTGAAACACTGAAATCCAAAGATGTAGACTGGCAGGGAAAATGCTCTGGCACCGT ATATATTGCTGGAAGTGAGTCTGAGGGCCATTTTGAATTGATAAACAAGGCGTACTCTAT GTTTTCACACACCAATCCGCTCCATCAAGATGTATTCAAGAGTGTGGCAACCATGGAAGCTGAAGTAGTTGCAATGACAGCTGCTTTACTTGGCAGCAAAGAAAAATCATCTGGTGGACAAATTTGTGGCAACATGACATCAGGTGGAACTGAAAGCATATTATTAGCAGTCAAAACAACACGTGACTATATGCGATCAAAGAAAGGAATTACAAAGCCTGAAAT GATAATGGCTGAATCAGCACATTCTGCGTATGACAAAGCTGCTGAATACTTCAATATTAAAGTGCGGCGTGTACCTGTGAACAAAGAGTTTCTTGCAGATGTGAAAGGATTCAAACGATGCATAAATGGAAACACCATAATG ATGATTGGATCTGCACCAGGATTTCCTCATGGTTTAATCGATCCTATTGAG GAACTTGGGGAACTGGCTTCGCGCTATGACATTTGCTTGCATGTTGATTTATGCCTTGGTGGCTTTGTACTGCCTTTTGCTCGTAAGCTTGG GTACCCTATTCCTCCTTTTGATTTTTCTGTCAAGGGTGTTACGTCAATCTCATCAGATGTTCATAAGTATGGATTAGCACCAAAAGGCACAAGCATTGTCCTGTACAGAAATCATGAAATTAGAAAG CATCAATTTGTTGCTG TTACTGAGTGGACCGGTGGGCTTTATGTTTCTCCCACTATGGCTGGAAGCAGGCCAGGTGGATTAATTGCGGGAGCTTGGGCTGCTATGATGTCTCTCGGACTGAATG GCTACTTGGACAGTACAAGCCGTATCATGGAAGTTTCGAAGAAAATACAAAGAGG GATTGGAGAGATCCCAGGGTTGTTTGTGATTGGGAAACCAGATATGACCGTTGTGGCGTTCGCCTCAGATGTTGTCGACATATTTGAGGTGAACGACATACTGTCATCAAAAGGTTGGCATCTCAATGCCCTGCAGAGACCTAACAG TTTGCACATTTGTGTGACCCTTCAACACACGACTATTTACAACCAATTCCTGAAGGATCTGCAAGACTCTGTGAACACT GTGAAAGCAAACCCAGGCCCTATTAGCGGTGGAATGGCTCCTATCTACGGCGCCGCAGGGAAGATGCCAGACAGAGGCACGGTGAGGGAGCTGCTTGTGGAGTTCATGGACAGCTCTTGCTGA